The following are from one region of the Vitis riparia cultivar Riparia Gloire de Montpellier isolate 1030 chromosome 14, EGFV_Vit.rip_1.0, whole genome shotgun sequence genome:
- the LOC117930036 gene encoding actin-like: MRAAVCVSYPASERPRMSLVVRALDSMMMMNVHNAAINADYEVVLVDACKEPKEALNRHMSFLKDIIIKIMLRKDPHRNIVLSGGSTMFLRIADMMSKEITAFAPYNMKIKVVAPSVRKCSVWTGGSILAFLNTF, translated from the exons ATGAGAGCTGCAGTATGTGTGAGTTACCCAGCTTCTGAGAGACCAAGGATGAGTCTGGTGGTGCGAGCCTTGGACtccatgatgatgatgaatgtCCACAATGCTGCCATTAATGCGGACTATGAAGTGGTTCTTGTTGATGCATGTAAGGAACCTAAAGAAGCTCTGAACCGCCATATGTCGTTTCTCAAGGACATTATAATAAAGATCATG CTTAGGAAGGACCCACACAGAAATATTGTGCTCAGTGGAGGCTCAACCATGTTCCTAAGAATTGCCGACATGATGAGCAAGGAAATTACTGCCTTTGCTCCCTACAACATGAAGATCAAGGTGGTGGCACCCTCCGTGAGAAAGTGCAGTGTCTGGACTGGAGGGTCAATATTAGCATTTCTCAACACATTCTAG